ATACAGAGATGAGCCATTCTACACCGAGTTTTTTCATGCCATATATATTTGCACTGAAATTGATTTCAGACGGGAGGAGTTTGTGCCCCCTGCCGTGTCGTGGCAGAAAGACCATCTTTACATCGCCAAGTTTCCCAATAATATACGGATCTGACGGGTTGCCAAAAGGGGTTTTCACCTTAACCTCTTTTACATTTTTCAAACCTTCCATTTCATAAAGCCCGCTCCCGCCTATTATTCCGACAATCTTTTCTGACATCTTAACCTCCGGTTATTTATGATACCTTTTGTTAGCATGTTTTTTCTAAATGGTCAAGGTGTTAAAGCGTGTTAAAGCGTGGAGTTTCCTTGGTTTTACACTTTTCGCCCATCGTTTTTAACTAAAAATAGACGGTTTGAGGCTGTGTCATAATTGGTAGTCGTAACCTTTAGGTTGCGCTGAGTGTCAATAAAATCAATAGGTTAAACGCAGGCTAAAGCCTGCGGCTACCATAAAAATGGGTTTATGACACANNNNNNNNNNNNNNNNNNNNNNGGGTTTATGACACAGCCTCTTTGCCAGCGGGACATTCAGAAGTGCAAGGCTATACTTACTCTGGAGTGGAGGGATGAGATATTTCATTCCTGAACCATACGAGAAGCGCCAGACCTGGAATTGCAGACATGGCAGTTATAGAGAAAAATGTCTGCCAGCCGACCCATTCAACCATATATCCGGATGTTGGCGAGATAAATGTCCTCCCAAGCGCAGAAAAGGATGATAACAAAGCATACTGTGTAGCGCTGTATCTGTGGTTGCAAAGCGCCATAAGTAGGGCGACAAATGCGGATGTCCCCATACCTCCGCTTATGTTTTCAAATGCAATCGTAAATGCCAGCATCCCGTAACTCTTCCCAAACCATGCAAGGAGGATAAAAGCCAGATTGGACACTGCCTGAAGTACGCCGAATACAAGGAGTGAACGGAAGAGTCCGAGCCTGACCATGAGCGCCCCGCCTGCCAGAGCCCCTATAATCGTAGCGGCAAACCCAAACCCCTTGCTGATTGTCCCGACCTCCCCTGCTGTAAAACCCATACCCCTTATGAGAAAAGGTGTAGTCATAGTCCCTGCATACGCATCGCAAAGTTTATACAGAATTATCAGGAACAGTAAAACAAAGGCATTCCTGCGGGAGAAGAAATCCTCCATTGGTCCCCATACAGCCTCTTTCATGGTTTTGGGAGATAATGTATCATCAGGTTCATGACCAAAGATTGAAGCGCCTATGCCCATAACCATAAGTCCTGCCATTATAAAATATGTTGTCTGCCAGCCGATATAATCTGACAGAATAAGCGCTATTGCGCCGCCTATAAACAGGGCTATGCGGTAACCTGTAACAAACACACCTGCCCCGAATCCACGTTCCTTTTCATGAAGTATATCTGTCCTGTATGCATCCGCTACAATATCTTGAGATGCAGATGTAAAGGCAATCATCAGGGCAATAAATCCAATAACCCACAAGCCATCCTTCGGAGAATTTAAAGCAATTGCCAGAACGGCTATGATGATAGCAATCTGTGTAATAATCAGCCATCCCCTGCGTCTTCCAAAACCTGTCCCAGCAAGTTTCAAGCGGGGAAATGATGGCGTAAACCTGTCCATGATTGGAGACCAGAGGAATTTGATTGTATATGGAATGCCCACCAGAGAAAAGATGCCGATGGTGCGGAGGTCTATGCCCTCCACTGTCATCCATGCCTGCAAGGTCCCTGAAGTCAACACCAACGGCAGCCCTGACGAAAAGCCGAGAAAGAACAAGACAGGGATATTCCTGCTTGAGAATACCTGAATGTNNNNNNNNNNNNNNNNNNNNNNNNNNNNNNNNNNNNNNNNNNNNNNNNNNNNNNGAGAATACCTGAATGTATTGATTTAATCTCACCTGAACAATCCTTTCAACTTGTTTAACAGTGTAACTATAGCATAATGGCAATGGGCTTACATCAATTTTTGAATACACAATTCTTGAATACTATCCAAAACTTATAAAACCTATCAGTTGGATTGATTACAAGGGTTTACTATGTTTTTTTAATATGGTATATTAACCCAAAAAATGCAATGGGGGTATTCTTTGACAATAAAACAGGAGTATGATGCAGGTGCAATAAAGGTGCTTGGGGGCCTTGATGCTGTCCGAAAAAGGCCTGCAATGTATATAGGCTCTACAGGTTCTTCTGGTTTGCACCATCTAGTATATGAGGTGGTTGACAATTCTGTTGACGAGGCACTTGCAGGTTTCTGCAAAAATATTGAGGTTATAATCCATACTGACAACAGCGTTACAGTCATTGATGACGGCAGGGGTATCCCCACAAACATGCATAAGGAGAAGGGTAAGCCTGCTGCTGAGGTTGTTATGACAGAACTCCATGCGGGCGGCAAATTTGAGAACAAGGCATACAAGGTTTCAGGCGGGCTGCACGGTGTGGGTGTTACTGTTGTGAACTTCCTTTCAGAGTGGATTGAACTAGAAATCAAAAGGGATGGTCAGGTATGGGAACAAAGATATGAAGGCGGCAAACCTGTCTCGCCGCTTAAGGTTGTGGGCAAGACCAATAAGACAGGGACAAAGATAACATTCAAGCCTGACAATAAGATTTTTGAAACAATAGAGTTTAGTTTTGACACCCTTTCCCAACGTCTTCGTGAACTTTCGTTTTTAAATGCAGGACTCCACATATCCATCAAAGATGACAGGAGCGAAAAAAAGCATGAATTCCATTATACAGGCGGCATAAGATCATTTATTGAGCATCTCAACAAAAACAAGACACCACTGCACTCAAAGATAGTGTATATAGAAGGCTCACGCGAGGCAGTGCAAATAGAGATTGCAATGCAGTGGAATGAAGGATATACAGAAAACATATTCTCATTTGCAAATAATATAAATACAACAGAGGGCGGTACACACATGGTCGGGTTCAAATCCGCGCTTACCAGAACTATAAATAACTATACCTCTCAAAATAATCTTTTGAAGGGTGTAAAAGAAGGCATACAGGGCGATGATGTGAGAGAGGGACTTACCTGCGTTATAAGTGTTAAACTGCCAAATCCCCAGTTTGAAGGACAGACAAAGACAAAACTCGGGAACAGTGAGGTAAAGGGTTGTGTTGAGACACTGATAAATGAAAAACTCTCTGCATTTCTTGAGGAAAATCCTTCGGTTGCAAAAAAGATAGTTGCCAAGGCTGTAGAAGGCGCAATGGCAAGGGAGGCTGCAAGGAAGGCAAAGGAGTTAATAAGGAGAAAGGGCGCACTGGATACGGCAAGCCTTCCGGGAAAACTTGCAGACTGTCAGGAGACAAACCCGGCACTTTGCGAACTTTTTATTGTTGAGGGCGATTCAGCAGGCGGGTCTGCAAAACAGGGAAGGGACAGGAGAAATCAGGCAATCCTGCCTCTACGCGGTAAGATATTAAATGTTGAAAAGGCACGGTTTGATAAGATGCTGTCCAATGAAGAAATCGGCACAATGATTACTGCGCTTGGCACAGGCATTGGCAAAGAGGAGTATGAGATTTCAAAACTCCGTTATCATAAAATTATAATAATGACAGATGCTGATGTAGATGGCTCTCATATAAGGACACTCCTCCTGACATTCTTCTATCGCCAAATGCCGCAACTTGTTGAAAATGGATACCTATATATTGCCCAGCCTCCTCTTTTCAAGGTCAAAAAAAACAAGTTGGAAAAATATATAAAAGATGAGACAGACCTTACCTCATTTATTGTAGAGGCAGCAGCAGAGGGTTTAAAATTATATACAAAGGACAAGAAAAAAATCTTTCAGGGAAGAGACCTTTTCAATATTCTTAAAAAGATGGCTAAATTCCAGAGTATAATCAAAAGGATAGATCAAAGGAGAAAAGAGGGAGAGGTTATATCTGCTATAGGCATGGAGGATGAATTTAATGCAGATACCTTGAAAAATGAAAAGGCTTTACAAACAATCATGGTGGATTTAAAGACCTATTTGAATACACTGCGGCCTGATATTCAGCCAATTGAGTTTTCTATTGATACGGATATAGAGCATGACTGTTATATGCTGAAGTGTGCATCCCGAAAAAACGGTGCAGTGATTGAAACGGTCATTGACTGGGAATTTTTGCATTCACCCGAATATGCGGAGATCAGAACTCTGTCAAGGGAGTTAAAAAATATAGGGAGCCCACCATTTGTTCTGGAGGATGAAGAAGAAACAAAAACGATAAATACAGTGAAAGAGATTACAGAGCATGTCCTCTCCATTGGTAAAAAGGGGCTGTATATTCAGCGATACAAAGGACTTGGTGAAATGAACCCGGGGCAGTTATGGGAAACTACTATGAACCCTGAAACAAGGACGCTTTTACAGGTAAAGATTGAGGATGCTGTTGAAACAGACGAAATCTTCACAATCCTTATGGGCGACCAGGTTGAACCGAGAAGGAATTTTATAGAGGAACATGCACTTGATGTAGTTAATCTGGATATATAAAAAAAGGTAACTTGCAGAATCTTTAAGTCTTGAGTCTAGTGTCTGCTTTTAAAGGGTTTACTCATTCAGCATCTGTCTTGCCTTTTCAAACCCGATTTCAAGTGCCTTTTTATTCAAATCAAGAAATATCTGTGGAACCCTGCTCAAGACTGCCTTTTCAATCGCCTCATGAGAGACAACCTTTGTGAGTTCTGTTATGATACCAAGCGAAATTATATTTGCAACG
This Deltaproteobacteria bacterium DNA region includes the following protein-coding sequences:
- a CDS encoding MFS transporter encodes the protein IQVFSSRNIPVLFFLGFSSGLPLVLTSGTLQAWMTVEGIDLRTIGIFSLVGIPYTIKFLWSPIMDRFTPSFPRLKLAGTGFGRRRGWLIITQIAIIIAVLAIALNSPKDGLWVIGFIALMIAFTSASQDIVADAYRTDILHEKERGFGAGVFVTGYRIALFIGGAIALILSDYIGWQTTYFIMAGLMVMGIGASIFGHEPDDTLSPKTMKEAVWGPMEDFFSRRNAFVLLFLIILYKLCDAYAGTMTTPFLIRGMGFTAGEVGTISKGFGFAATIIGALAGGALMVRLGLFRSLLVFGVLQAVSNLAFILLAWFGKSYGMLAFTIAFENISGGMGTSAFVALLMALCNHRYSATQYALLSSFSALGRTFISPTSGYMVEWVGWQTFFSITAMSAIPGLALLVWFRNEISHPSTPE
- the gyrB gene encoding DNA topoisomerase (ATP-hydrolyzing) subunit B; protein product: MQWGYSLTIKQEYDAGAIKVLGGLDAVRKRPAMYIGSTGSSGLHHLVYEVVDNSVDEALAGFCKNIEVIIHTDNSVTVIDDGRGIPTNMHKEKGKPAAEVVMTELHAGGKFENKAYKVSGGLHGVGVTVVNFLSEWIELEIKRDGQVWEQRYEGGKPVSPLKVVGKTNKTGTKITFKPDNKIFETIEFSFDTLSQRLRELSFLNAGLHISIKDDRSEKKHEFHYTGGIRSFIEHLNKNKTPLHSKIVYIEGSREAVQIEIAMQWNEGYTENIFSFANNINTTEGGTHMVGFKSALTRTINNYTSQNNLLKGVKEGIQGDDVREGLTCVISVKLPNPQFEGQTKTKLGNSEVKGCVETLINEKLSAFLEENPSVAKKIVAKAVEGAMAREAARKAKELIRRKGALDTASLPGKLADCQETNPALCELFIVEGDSAGGSAKQGRDRRNQAILPLRGKILNVEKARFDKMLSNEEIGTMITALGTGIGKEEYEISKLRYHKIIIMTDADVDGSHIRTLLLTFFYRQMPQLVENGYLYIAQPPLFKVKKNKLEKYIKDETDLTSFIVEAAAEGLKLYTKDKKKIFQGRDLFNILKKMAKFQSIIKRIDQRRKEGEVISAIGMEDEFNADTLKNEKALQTIMVDLKTYLNTLRPDIQPIEFSIDTDIEHDCYMLKCASRKNGAVIETVIDWEFLHSPEYAEIRTLSRELKNIGSPPFVLEDEEETKTINTVKEITEHVLSIGKKGLYIQRYKGLGEMNPGQLWETTMNPETRTLLQVKIEDAVETDEIFTILMGDQVEPRRNFIEEHALDVVNLDI